The proteins below are encoded in one region of Labeo rohita strain BAU-BD-2019 chromosome 15, IGBB_LRoh.1.0, whole genome shotgun sequence:
- the numa1 gene encoding nuclear mitotic apparatus protein 1 isoform X2, producing MKFNMNKAGPLLAWMNTMFPEKHVWEFVPMRDGLRLLKICFKLRGMENFEDFKTLSLYKKVEVIFSFLHDDFHLTKRQSSLILQKINGGIDLELQVAKVALLLCYCTFKKGIMPPMDSNTEEEITSMFRFVKDDTDSLSLDEGLEQFLDQDSFMNSTYSSSMSIGSSPLYTDDESPIVGRFQRPPRVQFQELCTVASSSDSSPIQDLMSTPHFQLKKLRKELAHEGDVRDELEKELANQINIISEKEGLISQLQHRVERMLREHGELEKDHKAALLELQEKNESLLHRVHEVLKQCQDLKTDNSQKERKIDELTEENGTLTAQVRNAFAQLARAEEEVAKLTLAHESAQAEWKNRKEFLEKELNEAVTHRDCLSEQVQILQGKISVLEDELKKAQSQEKGEVLGPIMEWEKLKQELADLTRQLAQLQDTISRLEKEKAELEALLAEERCSFEKETKRLQMVVFDLEQSINNIRLERETLQEALQTQKEMLTAQISALESDVSRLQQVEVQLSAEIKISADLRQQREKLEGKVASLDKMVHALHAEIQGLEVERASQQDALNALIVDLQSARATIQEYENKLEEHQNVVQENESLKKEACTLQQEINEHLQTNGDLQEQINILRQEKTEEENKVNQALTKIQSLQTQILDLSKQISLKDEEIRNLRNKYDAVDHELKLVKEQNIEINEMIKSNRKEHEDTVKKLQQELDTASSIASEKQEEMLVLSAEVTSLKEQICRYSENEVQKQQELSVLEAQHNVLKENMTSIQSQLAEVTTTASQKESELHLLQQELCQQETLREEAQELEKARREELEITVIELQKTILEVTSLVSEREACMNSLQDEIKDQQLRAKQCEDDLRSELKEKVGNLQELLDAANRDAADKEHILQSLNEKLKQVELLCQQKEKDVGEMHQTKEDLEKRITEQKQQLDECQQNLEILRKERDHLSAQVSSLQDEISRSQQEVSVLQADNSVLKENLGALQNQLAEVTTTASQKESELLLLQQELSHQETLRVKALELETIKREEFEKKVSELQAKILEVSTLASQREAQVISLQNEMKDQQLRAKQSEDDLRRELEEKVGTLQGELDTVSRCAVDKDELLGSLDQKLKEMEGLFLQKEKDILETHQAKEELEKRIVELHVETQQLSECQQNLEILRKERDHLSAEVTSLKAEIHSYQDTEVQKQQEISVLEVERNMLKENMTDLEKKLVEETTASLQKQSELVLLQDKLHQQESLRERAQELETSKREELERTVSELQAQILEVSTLASEREACVNSLQDQLTDQLKSKQSEDDLRRVLEEKVETLQGQLETVSRDVSDKDQLLETMDQKLRQMDLLCQEKEKDVLDMHQVKEDLEKKIGELIVEKQQLVEYQQNLETVKKERDILSTEVTSLKDEVQKFQENEVQKQQEISILEVEQNTLKENLAALKTQVAELTTTASQKESELLLLQKEVCEQNNIKEKAQKLEKDISELQVKIHEVSTLASEREAQIVSLKDEINDQQLRTKQSEDELRRVLEEKIETLQRQLETTTCDITGKDHLLQSLDQKLKQVELLCQQKEKDVLEIQHSKEDLEKRISELFVEKQQKQEEYQQNLETVRKEREVLSTEVVSLKHEIRSHQENEVRKQQEIYALEVEHNTLKENLAVLKTQMVELTTTASQKESEVQLLQKEVCEQENFKEKSQELEMQISELQAKILEVSTLASEREAQLSSLKNEINDQQLRAKQSEDDLCRVLEEKIETLKGQFETATRDVSDKDQVLQTLDLKLRKMELLCKQKEKDVLEIQHSKEALEKRIGELHADRRQLDGDLEMLRQEKDHLSSLNQSLRKKCGASQKIQAELELKVEEQSSSVLALKKASQKWEEQNQELLEQLKAKTEAVEHYKAQVDKAKNHYNGKKQLLVEAQELNQILEHSLEASKREVKALETELTLARMELDQASTKEKNLAAKVKSLEAQVDFADRQLREQRKMTDDKENMRHRESQYIRVPEKQQDTSTDSLEFELNDSLNTISRSAVPGESSTPLVRSSERLAAKRRALGAESLETLYFTPLSQQGNKRKGDYNDAFEHTLESSITSIGDLVVDSAKKLTASARRRRTTQVINITMAKKTSGSAEGDESFYSLHSARSQPNLAVQRSRPFSMDLSEESATATLSKADTLQSLPGYRRSTAHNVAPPRATSAFCIGAENEPEHAADDWMRIAELQARNKACLPHLKSSYPLESRPSLGPSFTVTDEDLRMGDPDETIRRASMMPGQILESLNSRRFSLAPSSSQSSANSQPQRATMLPGQIRSSTAAHRATQVAKTSSNMRASENKRSPLAPKRPGSQLQVPDTPEAKKLASCFPRPMTPKARFGNSQNRPPNSPAERRQSVMFTVENTPKNSGRGDSRLQRGLNKLRNSARKSPAVASRALRTAVAGKSPLDSTRRRSPRNKSPKSSNAKKGTQ from the exons ATGAAGTTTAATATGAACAAGGCGGGACCGCTTTTGGCATGG ATGAATACCATGTTTCCAGAGAAGCATGTCTGGGAGTTCGTTCCTATGAGAGATGGGTTACGACTCCTGAAGATCTGCTTCAAACT AAGGGGGATGGAGAACTTTGAGGATTTTAAGACTTTATCCCTCTATAAGAAAGTGGAAGTCATCTTCAGCTTTTTGCATG ATGACTTTCACCTCACCAAAAGACAAAGTTCCCTCATCTTACAGAAGATCAATGGAGGAATTGATCTGGAGCTTCAAGTGGCTAAG GTGGCGCTTCTGCTTTGttactgcacttttaaaaagGGCATAATGCCACCTATGGATTCAAATACAGAG GAGGAAATTACATCCATGTTTCGTTTTGTGAAAGATGACACTGACAGCCTGTCTTTAGACGAAGGCCTAGAGCAGTTTCTAGACCAAGACT CTTTTATGAACTCCACATACTCCAGCAGTATGAGCATCGGCAGCTCGCCGTTATATACAGATGACGAATCTCCGATTGTCGGCCGGTTCCAAAGGCCTCCAAGAGTTCAGTTTCAAGAGCTTTGTACAGTTGCTTCCAGCTCAGACAG CTCTCCAATTCAGGATTTAATGAGCACACCACATTTCCAGCTGAAGAAACTCCGGAAAGAATTGGCGCATGAGGGTGATGTGAGAGACGAGCTGGAGAAAGAACTGGCCAATCAGATCAACATCATCTCAGAGAAAG AGGGTCTGATTTCCCAGTTACAACATAGGGTGGAGCGAATGCTGCGGGAACACGGAGAGCTGGAGAAGGACCATAAAGCTGCACTACTGGAGCTCCAGGAGAAGAACGAGAG TCTTCTCCACAGAGTGCATGAGGTTCTAAAGCAATGTCAAGACTTGAAAACAGACAACTctcaaaaagagagaaagatcgATGAACTGACAGAGGAGAATGGAACACTTACCGCACAG GTGAGAAACGCTTTCGCTCAGTTGGCGAGAGCTGAGGAGGAAGTTGCCAAACTCACGCTGGCTCACGAATCAGCACAGGCTGAgtggaaaaacagaaaagagttTCTTGAGAAGGAGTTAAATGAGGCTGTCACACACAGG GATTGTCTGAGTGAGCAAGTTCAAATCCTTCAGGGAAAGATTTCTGTTCTGGAGGATGAACTCAAGAAAGCTCAGTCTCAGGAGAAAGGAGAAGTTTTGGGACCCATCATGGAG tgggaGAAGCTTAAACAGGAGTTGGCAGATCTGACTCGTCAACTTGCTCAGCTTCAGGACACTATTTCTCGTCTTGAGAAGGAAAAGGCAGAACTTGAGGCTCTGCTGGCTGAGGAGAGATGCTCTTTTGAAAAAGAGACGAAAAGACTCCAAATGGTGGTGTTCGATCTGGAGCAGTCCATCAATAACATCCGCTTAGAGAGAGAAACACTGCAGGAGGCTTTACAGACACAGAAGGAAATGCTTACTGCACAGATATCAGCTCTGGAAAGTGATGTTTCTCGCCTGCAACAGGTGGAAGTGCAGTTGTCGGCAGAGATTAAAATCTCTGCTGACCTTCGTCAACAGAGAGAGAAGCTAGAGGGGAAGGTAGCCTCTTTAGACAAGATGGTTCATGCTCTGCATGCTGAGATCCAGGGCTTGGAAGTGGAGAGAGCATCACAGCAGGACGCCCTGAATGCCCTTATCGTTGATTTGCAAAGTGCCAGAGCCACCATTCAGGAGTATGAGAATAAACTGGAAGAGCATCAGAATGTGGTGCAAGAAAATGAATCCCTGAAAAAGGAAGCATGCACATTGCAGCAGGAGATTAATGAGCATCTACAAACCAATGGAGACCTTCAGGAGCAAATAAATATTCTCAGACAGGAGAAAACCGAGGAGGAGAACAAGGTTAATCAGGCTTTGACCAAAATTCAGAGCCTCCAAACACAAATTCTGGATCTGTCCAAACAGATTTCCCTAAAAGATGAAGAAATCAGAAATCTGAGGAACAAGTATGACGCTGTAGACCACGAGCTGAAGCTTGTGAAGGaacaaaatattgaaataaatgaaatgatcaAATCAAATCGCAAAGAGCACGaggacactgttaaaaaactCCAGCAAGAGCTTGACACTGCTTCTTCGATTGCTTcagaaaaacaagaagaaatgCTGGTTCTGTCAGCAGAGGTAACATCACTTAAAGAGCAGATCTGCCGTTACAGTGAAAACGAAGTGCAGAAACAACAAGAATTGTCTGTTTTAGAGGCACAACACAATGTGTTGAAGGAAAACATGACTTCTATTCAGAGCCAGCTGGCTGAGGTGACAACTACTGCTTCACAGAAGGAATCTGAGCTCCACTTGCTTCAGCAGGAGCTTTGCCAACAAGAAACCCTGAGAGAAGAAGCTCAGGAGCTTGAAAAAGCCAGACGTGAGGAGCTTGAGATAACTGTGATTGAACTTCAGAAAACAATCCTAGAGGTCACCTCTCTTGTCTCAGAGAGAGAAGCTTGCATGAATTCTCTTCAAGATGAGATAAAGGATCAGCAATTGAGGGCCAAACAGTGTGAAGATGATCTACGCAGTGAGCTAAAGGAGAAGGTTGGAAATCTACAGGAACTGCTAGACGCTGCCAATCGTGATGCTGCAGACAAAGAACATATTCTACAGTCTTTGAATGAGAAGCTGAAGCAGGTGGAATTGCTGTGccaacaaaaagagaaagatgTTGGAGAGATGCATCAAACAAAGGAAGATCTGGAAAAGAGAATTACTGAGCAGAAACAACAACTGGATGAGTGCCAGCAGAATTTAGAAATcctaagaaaagaaagagaccATCTCTCTGCTCAAGTATCATCTCTCCAAGATGAAATCAGCCGATCCCAACAAGAAGTGTCTGTGTTACAGGCTGACAACAGTGTTTTGAAGGAAAACTTGGGTGCTCTTCAGAACCAGTTGGCTGAGGTGACAACAACAGCTTCCCAAAAGGAATCTGAGCTCCTCTTGCTTCAGCAGGAGCTTTCCCATCAAGAGACTCTGAGAGTAAAAGCTCTGGAGCTTGAGACAATCAAACGTGAAGAGTTTGAGAAAAAGGTGAGTGAGCTTCAGGCCAAAATTCTAGAGGTTTCCACTCTCGCATCTCAGAGAGAAGCTCAAGTAATTTCCcttcaaaatgaaatgaaagatcAACAGTTGCGTGCCAagcagtctgaagatgatctccGCAGAGAGCTGGAAGAGAAGGTTGGTACCTTACAAGGAGAACTAGATACAGTCAGTCGTTGTGCTGTGGATAAAGATGAACTCCTGGGATCTTTGGATCAAAAGCTCAAAGAGATGGAAGGGCTTTTCCTTCAAAAAGAGAAAGATATCCTTGAAACGCATCAGGCAAAGGAGGAACTAGAGAAGAGGATTGTTGAGCTTCATGTTGAGACACAACAGCTTTCTGAGTGCCAGCAGAATTTGGAAATATTGAGGAAGGAAAGAGACCACTTGTCAGCTGAAGTAACATCTCTTAAAGCAGAAATTCATAGCTACCAGGACACTGAAGTGCAGAAGCAACAGGAAATATCTGTTTTAGAGGTTGAACGCAACATGTTAAAGGAGAACATGACTGACCTTGAGAAGAAACTGGTGGAGGAAACAACTGCATCTTTACAGAAACAATCTGAACTTGTCTTGCTTCAAGACAAGCTTCACCAACAAGAGAGCCTTAGAGAAAGGGCTCAGGAGCTTGAGACTTCCAAGCGTGAGGAACTTGAGAGAACGGTTAGTGAACTTCAAGCTCAAATCCTAGAGGTCTCCACACTAGCCTCTGAGAGGGAGGCTTGTGTTAATTCTCTTCAAGATCAGTTGACAGATCAGTTGAAGTCCaaacagtctgaagatgatctccGCAGAGTGCTGGAAGAGAAGGTTGAAACCCTTCAGGGACAATTGGAAACTGTGAGTAGAGACGTCTCAGACAAAGACCAGCTTCTGGAGACTATGGATCAGAAGCTGAGGCAGATGGATCTGCTGTGCCAGGAAAAGGAGAAAGATGTTCTTGATATGCATCAGGTAAAGGAGGACTTGGAGAAGAAGATTGGTGAACTTATTGTTGAGAAACAACAGCTGGTGGAGTACCAGCAGAATCTGGAAACAGTGAAAAAGGAAAGAGACATCCTGTCAACTGAAGTGACCTCTCTCAAAGATGAAGTCCAAAAATTCCAGGAAAATGAAGTGCAGAAGCAACaagagatttctattttagaggttgaacaaaacacattaaaagaaAACTTGGCTGCTCTTAAGACGCAAGTGGCGGAGTTGACAACTACAGCCTCTCAGAAGGAATCTGAACTTCTGTTGCTTCAAAAGGAGGTTTGCgaacaaaacaacattaaagaaAAAGCTCAGAAGCTTGAGAAAGATATAAGTGAACTTCAGGTTAAAATCCATGAGGTCTCCACTCTTGCTTCTGAGAGGGAAGCTCAAATAGTTTCTCTTAAAGATGAAATAAATGATCAGCAGTTAAGGACCAAacagtctgaagatgaactCCGCAGAGTGCTGGAAGAGAAGATTGAAACACTACAGAGACAACTAGAAACTACCACTTGTGACATCACAGGCAAAGACCATCTTTTGCAATCCTTGGATCAGAAGCTGAAGCAGGTGGAACTGCTTTGCCAACAAAAGGAGAAAGATGTCCTTGAGATCCAACACTCAAAGGAAGATCTGGAGAAGAGGATTAGTGAGCTTTTTGTtgagaaacaacaaaaacaggaGGAGTACCAGCAGAATTTGGAAACGGTGAGAAAGGAAAGAGAGGTTCTGTCAACTGAAGTAGTCTCTCTCAAACATGAAATCCGAAGTCACCAGGAAAATGAAGTGCGGAAGCAACAGGAGATTTATGCTTTAGAGGTCGAACACAACACACTAAAGGAGAACTTGGCTGTTCTTAAGACACAAATGGTGGAGTTGACAACTACAGCTTCTCAGAAGGAATCTGAGGTTCAGTTGCTTCAAAAGGAGGTTTGCGAACAAGAAAACTTTAAGGAAAAGTCTCAGGAACTTGAGATGCAAATAAGTGAACTTCAGGCTAAAATACTAGAGGTTTCCACTCTTGCCTCAGAGAGGGAAGCTCAATTAAGTtctcttaaaaatgaaataaatgatcaGCAGTTAAGGGCCaaacagtctgaagatgatctctGCAGAGTGCTGGAAGAGAAGATTGAAACCCTTAAGGGACAGTTTGAAACTGCCACTCGTGACGTCTCTGACAAAGACCAAGTTCTGCAGACTTTGGATTTGAAGCTGAGGAAGATGGAATTGCTGTGCAAACAAAAGGAGAAAGATGTCCTTGAGATCCAACACTCAAAGGAAGCTCTGGAGAAGAGGATTGGTGAGCTTCATGCTGACAGACGTCAACTGGATGGGGATTTGGAGATGCTGAGGCAAGAAAAGGACCACTTGAGTTCTCTCAACCAATCTCTGCGGAAGAAGTGTGGTGCCTCCCAGAAGATTCAAGCTGAGCTGGAGTTGAAGGTAGAAGAGCAAAGCAGTTCCGTCCTTGCTCTTAAAAAGGCTTCCCAAAAGTGGGAGGAGCAGAATCAGGAACTCCTGGAGCAGCTGAAGGCTAAGACAGAAGCAGTAGAGCACTACAAAGCACAG GTGGATAAGGCCAAGAATCACTACAATGGTAAAAAGCAGCTGCTGGTGGAGGCTCAGGAGCTGAACCAAATTCTCGAGCACTCATTGGAGGCCAGCAAGAGGGAAGTCAAAGCTCTGGAGACAGAACTGACTTTGGCTCGCATGGAACTAGACCAGGCGAGCACCAAGGAGAAGAACCTTGCGGCCAAAGTGAAAAGCTTAGAGGCACAA GTGGACTTTGCTGACAGGCAACTGCGAGAGCAGAGGAAGATGACTGATGACAAAGAGAACATGAGACACAGAGAAAGTCAGTACATCAGAGTCCCAGAGAAACAGCAGGACACCAGTACAGATAGCTTGGAGTTTGAGCTGAACGATTCGCTCAACACTATCAG TCGTTCAGCAGTACCGGGTGAATCCAGCACTCCACTGGTTCGTAGCTCTGAGCGTTTGGCTGCTAAACGTCGTGCCTTGGGGGCAGAGTCTCTGGAAACTCTCTACTTTACTCCTCTGAGTCAACAAGGCAACAAGCGTAAAGGGGACTACAATGATGCCTTTGAACACACACTAGAGTCCAGCATCACTTCCATTGGTGATCTTGTGGTTGACTCTGCAAAGAAGCTGACCGCTTCGGCTCGCAGGCGCCGTACTACACAAGTAATCAACATCACCATGGCTAAG AAGACATCAGGAAGTGCTGAAGGCGACGAGTCGTTTTATAGTCTGCACTCTGCCCGATCACAGCCCAACTTGGCAGTTCAGCGTTCACGGCCGTTCTCCATGGACCTCTCGGAGGAAAGTGCTACCGCAACTTTATCAAAAGCAGACACCCTGCAAAGTCTGCCTGGATATCGTAGAAGCACTGCGCACAACGTTGCCCCACCAAGAG CCACCAGTGCATTCTGTATTGGAGCAGAGAATGAACCCGAGCATGCTGCTGACGACTGGATGCGTATCGCAGAGCTGCAGGCACGAAACAAAGCCTGTCTGCCTCACCTGAAGAGCAGCTACCCGCTGGAGTCCAGG CCCAGTCTGGGACCCTCATTCACCGTAACGGACGAGGACCTGCGTATGGGTGACCCGGATGAGACGATCCGACGTGCATCCATGATGCCAGGTCAGATCCTGGAGTCCCTGAACTCTCGCCGCTTCTCCCTTGCGCCGAGTTCGAGCCAGAGCTCTGCGAACTCCCAGCCCCAGCGCGCCACTATGTTGCCGGGTCAGATCCGTTCCAGCACTGCTGCTCACCGGGCCACTCAGGTTGCAAAAACAAGCTCAAACATGCGTGCTTCAGAAAATAAACGCAGCCCGCTGGCTCCCAAACGCCCTGGATCCCAACTGCAAGTGCCAGACACACCTGAG GCGAAGAAGCTGGCAAGTTGCTTCCCACGACCCATGACACCTAAAGCCAGGTTCGGCAACAGTCAAAACAGACCTCCAAACTCGCCG GCCGAGCGGAGACAATCTGTGATGTTCACTGTTGAAAATACACCAAAGAACAGCGGTCGTGGTGACAGCAGGTTGCAGCGTGGCCTCAACAAGCTGCGTAACAGCGCTCGCAAATCTCCCGCCGTGGCCAGTCGTGCCCTGCGTACGGCGGTGGCCGGCAAGTCTCCTCTGGACTCCACTCGGAGAAGGTCTCCCCGAAACAAGTCGCCCAAATCCTCCAATGCCAAAAAG GGAACACAGTGA